The Flavobacterium psychrotrophum region TTCAAGCACATTGTTCATTTTTTGGTCATAATGCGCCCACACACCGGCATAAAAGTCTGCCTGTAGTTCTAACGCAACCGATAGCTTGTTGGCATCACGTTCGCTGCTTTGTTGTTGCAGGCTGCGTACTTTTGCAGATGTGCCCATAAGGTTTTGTACATGGTGGCCTATTTCGTGTGCTATAACATAGGCTATAGCAAAGTCGCCACCTTTAGCGCCGAAGCGTGTTTGAAGTTCATCAAAAAAAGCCATGTCCATATATACCTTACGGTCTTGAGGGCAGTAAAATGGGCCCACAGAAGATGAAGCACCGCCACAGGCAGTTTGCACACCATCGCGAAACAACACTAGCTTTGGATTTTCGTAAGTCAGGCCGTTCTCCGTAAAAACTTTAGCCCATACATCTTCTGTATCCGCTAAAACGGTACGCACAAATTCACCTTCTTTTTTATCTTCTTCGGTTAGTTCAGTTGTTTGCGACTGGGGCTGTATGGTGTTTTGAAGGTCATTAATAACACTTCCTGCATCGCCACCCATAAACATATTTATAAGTAGCACTATAACACCTATTATACCACCGCCTATAGCAACCTGTCCGCCAGATACGCCACGGCGGTCTTCCATATTATCACTTTGTCTTCTGCCTGACCATTTCATAGTAATGCGATTTTTAGTACACTGAAATTATATATTACAATTGTAAACCCATTATATTTTACCACCATTTTAGCATTTACAGGCTAAAACGGAAACCTAAATAAGCATCTGCCTGATGTGTGTCGCTACTATTAAATATAGCAGTAAGAAAAGAGCCTGAACCTATGTAAAAACCGCGATATCGTGCGCCAATGCCTGCTGCAAATCCGGATATTTCGGTAGTAGAAAGCGGTAAATAAACTTCAAAATTATCTGTAGCATAGCGTGGTGTTATAGTAAGTATGTTTTGTACCGCTATTTGTGTTTCCTCATAATCCTGGCTAAGTTTCTGCTGGGTAAAGGCTCCTAAAAACCAATTGTTGTAAATCCTTACATCGGCATATAATGCAAATGTGCCGGGAGACTTTATTTTAAAGTCTTTACTTTCCTTAGTAATTTGAGCAAAACCACTCTGTATAAGCTTTTGTTCTATGTTCTGGATATTCGTATCTCCGCTAAATTGTTCCAGATCCAGGTATTGGCCCTCGGGTACATTTAATATGTAGCTGTTGCTCTGGTTGTTATCATCTTTAAAAGTCATGGTACCAATGTTACGGAAAGCCACTCCTGCATTTATAAGTTTACGATTATCATCAGCAGATTTCCAGTTGTAATTAGCACCAAAGTCTACAGAGAAACCTTGCGGTCCGTTGCCAAAGTAATCTGCAAAATTGCCTGCATCGCTAAAGTTATCTGCAAGCGCACCTGAGTAAGCAAAATTTACATTTGTAAAAGCATCTGTAAGTACGATGTTGCCACCTTGTGTTGTTATAGTACCGTCAAAATTGCTGGCACTCATACGTGCGTAAGTACCCGGGAATAATACCTTAAAAGTAGCACCGGCATTTATGGTATGCCCATCAAAACTTATAATTTCTCTTGCCACACTCAGCCCAATTTCGCCCCATGTTGTGGCAGTTGCCTTTTGGTTATAATCTACCAATACTGCTGTTGCGGTTTCTAAAGATTCTGGAGTATTGCCATTTACAATAGCATTACCCAGGTCGTTATTAATATCGATTATATTAGCTTTTGTTTTTCCGGCGGTAGTAATTGCAAATGTCCACTTATCCATTTTATAAGCAAAAGAAGGACCCAGAATTTCGATGTCGGCACGAAGGCTTGCCGGCTTGTCGCCTGAAAATATTTTATCTTCAAAATTTGTTGAAGATAAAATATCGCTAAAACCAATCTTGTTGTTAGATACATAAGCACTAACAGAAAGAACATTAAAAGAGTAGGTGTTTTGAAGGTTAGCTAACTCAGACGGATTTATAGCACCGCTAAGAATTCCTGTACTTTGCGATGTCGCAATTCCTGTAAAATGTTCCTGCGCCTGTATGTATCCCACACACAGTATTGCTAAAATTGATAAGGGTGTTTTCATGGTTTTGGCTTTTTCATACTAATTTACTTAATAAATTAAGTAATTGATTGCCAAATACCTGTTATTCTTTTGTGAAATTAAGTGCTTAATTTTAACAAAATTTAACCATAGATTACGCTATACTTTGCCAAAGTGCATCGGCAGGTACAGGAGCTGTAATTTCAATGGGGGTTTTTGCCACGGGGTGTGTAAAAGTAAGCTTACGTGCATGAAGGCAAATTCCGCCGTCAGGATTACTTCGGTCTGCACCATATTTAAGGTCGCCTTTAATAGGAGATCCAATAGCCGATAGCTGCGACCGTATCTGGTGATGGCGGCCGGTATGCAGGTCTATTTCCAGCGCGGTGTAGTTTGTAAGCTGTTTTATTATTTTATAATCCAGTACCGCAATTTTGCTCTCTGGCACTTCTTTAGCAAAGGCTTTGCTGGTATTACTTTTTTCGTTGCGCTTAAGGTAATGGGTTAGGGTAGAAGTTTCTTTTTCAGGCCTGTTCTTTACTATAGCCCAATACGTTTTTTGTGTTTCACGATTTTTAAACATTTCATTAAGGCGGGTAAGTGCCTTGGTGGTACGCGCAAAAACCACAATTCCGGTTGTAGGCCTGTCAAGCCTGTGTACTACACCCAGAAAAACTTCTCCCGGCTTTTCGTACTTGTCTTTAATATATTCTTTTACAACTTCGCTAAGAGGCTTATCACCGGTTTTATCGCCCTGCACAATATCGCCCACACGCTTGTTAACCACTATAATGTGGTTGTCTTCAAAAAGTACCTGAAGGTTGGTTTTATCCGAAAGTATCTTCAAAATGGAATTTTAGTATTTTAGAATATGAGTATTTTAGAGAGCACGCATAAAATACGTTAAGTATTATGAGAGTGTCGACCTTAGGCGGGAAGCCATCTTTACAATACTATCAAGCTTAAGTAGTAGTGGATTCAAATAATTTAAATTTATAAAGCCTAAATCGCATGCAATTAATAGTTGGGTTTCAATTTCATTTGCAGAGCCAATTGCTATTTCCAAAAATCGTAAGAAATCTTTATTACAACTTCTTGAAGCACCTTCGGCAATGTTACAGGGAATTGATACTGCTGCCCTGCGTAGCTGGTTAGTTAATCCAAATTTTTCAGATTCAGGAAACGATGAAGTTACAGTGTATATATCAGTACAGAATAACCTACTTTGTTTCCAAACTTCTAAATCTTTAAACCTATGCATAAAGTTCTAACTTCTTATTTAACCAAAATACTAAAGATCTAATACGTCAATTTCAGAAAGTCTAAAATTCTAATATACCAAAATACTAAAATTCCAAATTAATATTGTTCCTTCTCGTTAGGGAAATCGCTAGATTTTACATCCTTAGAGTATTGTGCAATAGCTTCGGTCATTTGCTCGTACAAATTAAGGTACCTGCGTAAAAAACGCGGACTGAATTCATTATTCATGCCCAGCATATCGTGTATTACCAAAACCTGCCCGTCTACACCACCACCGGCACCAATGCCAATAACCGGGATAGAAATACTTTCGGCAACTTTTTGTGCAAGTGCAGCCGGTATCTTTTCGAGTACCACGGCAAAACATCCCAGGCGCTCCAGTAGTTTGGCATCTTCAATTAACTTGTCTGCTTCCTGTTCTTCTTTAGCACGTACTGTGTAAGAGCCAAATTTATATATAGACTGTGGCGTAAGGCCAAGGTGCCCCATAACAGGTATACCTGCATGCAACAGTTTTTTTACAGAGTCTTTTATCTCGCTGCCACCTTCAAGTTTAAGGGCGTGGGCGCCGCTTTCTTTCATAATACGGATAGCAGAACGCAAGGCTTCTTTAGGGTCGCTCTGATAGGTACCAAACGGAAGGTCTACTACCACTAAAGCGCGGTCTACACCACGCACTACAGATGACGCATGGTACACCATTTGGTCTAGTGTAATAGGCAGTGTGGTTTCATGGCCTGCCATAACATTACTTGCTGAATCGCCTACTAATATTACATCGACACCGGCAGAGTCTACAATTTTTGCCATGGTAAAATCGTATGCAGTAAGCATAGAGATTTTTTCGCCATTGGCTTTCATTTCTATTAGCGACTTGGTGGTTATTCTTTTATAATCTTTTTTAGCGACAGACATAATTTTCAAAAATTTTGAACGTAAAAGTACTAAATTGCGTTTATAATAAGCCGCTTACTGCGATTTTATTAATAAACGTACAAACAAATTAAAGTATAACAGTAACTTATAAAATTTAAAAATACTATGAAAAAAATATTTATCCTGTTTTTTGCAGGTATTGTGCAGCTTACAATGGCTCAGGAAGCCCAGGTTAAAAAAACGGTGGAGACTTTTTTTGCGGGCCTGAACGCTACTGATGTGGCCAAAATAAAAACGGTTTGCGCCGACGATATGATACTGCAATCTGTAGCGGTACATACGGCTGCAAATAAATTTACACAAGAAACAGCTGCAAAGTTTTATGAAGGTATAGAGAAGAATGCCGGTAAAGCAAAATTTGAAGAACGTGTAAAAGAATATAAGATAGCCACAGATGGCAACATAGCACATGTATGGGTACCATATGAGTTTTATATCAATAACGAGTTTAGTCATAAAGGGGCTAATTCTTTTGAACTTGTAAAATTTAAAGAAGGCTGGAAAATAGTATATGTTATTGATAGCCGTGAACCTTAAAAACTAAGTTGGCAGGCAAGTATAAATACGCTATATTTGCACCCTGAAAAAAACAAGTTTCTAAAATGAAAGCAGGTATAGTAGGATTGCCAAATGTGGGCAAATCAACCCTTTTTAATTGTTTGTCTAATGCTAAGGCACAAAGTGCTAACTTCCCTTTTTGTACGATAGAGCCAAACATAGGTGTGGTAAACGTACCGGATCCAAGGCTTGAAAAGCTTGAGCAACTGGTAAACCCGGAGCGCGTAGTACCTGCAACAGTAGATATTGTAGATATTGCAGGCCTTGTAAAAGGTGCCAGTAAAGGTGAAGGCCTTGGTAACCAGTTTTTGGGTAACATAAGAGAGTGTAACGCTATTATACACGTGCTGCGTTGTTTTGATAACGATAACATTATTCACGTAGATGGTAATGTAAACCCTATTCGCGATAAAGAAACTATTGATATAGAACTACAGCTTAAAGACCTTGAGACAGTTGAGAAACGTCTTGAAAAGGCTAAAAAAGCTGCTAAAGTAGGTAGTAAAGAAGCGCAGGCAGAAGTAGCCTTATTAGACAGGATTCGTGAAGCATTGCTTCAGGCAAAATCTGCGCGTACTGTTATACCTCAAAGCCAGGATGAGGCAGAGCTTATCGAAGATTTTCAACTGATAACAACTAAGCCTGTACTATATGTATGTAATGTAGATGAAGGTAGTGCTGTTAACGGTAATGCTTATGTAGAGCAGGTTCGCGAACTGGTAAAAGATGAAAATGCAGAAGTAATGTTTCTTGCAGTAGGTACAGAAGCGGATATTACAGAACTTGAAACTTATGAAGAGCGCCAGATGTTTCTTGAAGACCTGGGTCTTAAAGAGCCGGGAGCTTCGTCGCTTATAAGATCTGCATATAAATTGCTTACCCTGCAAACTTACTTTACGGCAGGTGTAAAAGAGGTTAGGGCATGGACTATAAACATTGGTAATACAGCGCCACAGGCGGCCGGTGTTATCCACTCTGATTTTGAAAAAGGTTTTATACGTGCAGAGGTTATTGCTTTTGATGATTATGTAACATATGGCACAGAGGCTAAAGTTAAAGAAGCAGGAAAGCTTAAAGTAGAAGGTAAAGAATATATTGTAAAGGATGGTGATGTAATGCACTTCCGTTTCAACGTATAATTATATAGGATAACAGGTTAATCCTGATTTTTAAAACGGCAGATTCTAAATAAAGAATCTGCCGTTTTTTATTGATATATATATTAGTCGAATTTTATTAGTGAGTTTTTGATAAATTTTAGTTGTTATTTTTTAAGTAAAAACAAAATAACGGCACTTAATTGCTATTCATCGCAACAAAGTAGGGTATTGGTCTAAATTCAGCTTTTTCATCATTCAGCCTTTTATACATTTGTAGTGTAATTAAAAGGTACTTCATGCCTTTGATTATTGAAAAGTGAATATTTTTCATTAGATTGGTTTTGATTGGTTTAGTAAAAATGTCCCGTAAGCAAGAGTGCCTGCGGGACATTTGTTTTATATTACTTTTTAATTAACATCATTATTGTTAACTGTTTTTAATTATGTTTGCAAAAAAAATCAACCAATGAAAAAACTTCTTTTAACAACCCTGTTTGCCGGGTTGTGTTCTATTACTGCCGGTGCACAGGCAAAAGGTAATATAGAGTTTGGCCTTAATGTGGGTTACAACTCATCAAGTATCAGTACAACAGAATACAGAAATTATTTTGATTCGCATTCGTCTTTCAACGTGGGTATGGGAGCAGATTTTTTCTTTAACGACCGTTGGAGTATAAAGGTAAAAGCAATATATGACCGTAAAGGTTATGATAATGTATATTTTACTGATTCCGGAACTATGGTAACATTTAATGCTAATTTAAAACTAGATTATATAACTGTACCAGTAATGGCTAACTGGCATTTTGGACGTAAAAGAAACTGGTACCTTAATTTTGGCCCTTATGTGGGTTTCTTGGTAAATGCCAAGGAAACAAGGTTTGACCAGGACCTGAAAGAAGGCTTTAATAGCACAGATGCAGGGCTTGCCTTTGGGATAGGTGTTAAGATACCGCTTAATGATAAATTGAAAATATTTTTTGAGTACGACGGGCAGTCAGGTTTTAGTGATATTGCTAAAAATAATTATTATAGTAATTCTTATATAAACCGGGGTGCGGTAAATGTGGGTTTAAATTTTCTACTTAAATAGTTTAGGTAATAACTATGTCACATGGTTTATGCAAAAAAAAGCAGGAGTAACTTTAGTTGCTCCTGTTTTTTTGTTTAGAAACGCTTTAAAAGTTTATCGGGATACTATTTTAAAGGCTTGATAAGAAGTTTTGGGTGTTTTAGCTGTAATCACTAAAATCCCTTCCAAATTTTGATTACAGCGCTCTATAGAGTGATTCGATGACTTTTACATTGATATTGTAAGCGCCACAATTTTTGGTATTGATCCGAAAAATCCTCATACTCCGTTTTGCAGATTTTTCTAAAATAAAAAAGCCTGTAGTTTTCTACAGGCTTTAGTGGGGAGAGCAGGATTCGAACCTGCGAAGATTGCTCAACGGATTTACAGTCCGTCCTCGTTGGCCGCTTGAGTATCTCCCCATAGAGGTACCTTTTAACGGGTCATCTTATCGCTATTGCGTTGCAAATATAAGGCTGTTTTTTAATTGTACAAATATATATTCGCTTAATTTTCGCACTATTTTTTAAGGAATTGAGAGTTAATGTTATAGCTCTTTAATTTTTTTCAAAATAAAAGTCCGCCTTTATAAAAGCGGACTCTAAATGCTGTTTTGTATACTTTAAAGTGTTATAAAAGCTCTTTTATCTTAGCATCAAGTTGCGCGCCACGCAGGTCTTTAGCTATTATTTTACCGTCTTTATCTAAAATAAATGTAGTGGGTACCTGCTCTACACCATATAGTTTGGCAATGGGCTCGTTCCAGTACTTAAGGTTAGAGATGTGGTTCCAGGCAAGTTTATCGTCAGAAATGGCTTTTTTCCAGGCGTCGGCTTTTTTATCAAGCGAAACTCCAATGATGTTTAAACCTTTTGTGTGGTATTTATTATATACTTCTACTACATGCGGATTTTCTGCACGGCAAGGAGGGCACCATGAAGCCCAAAAGTCTATAATGGTAACTTTTCCCATAGCCTGTTTTAAAGATAGTTGTTTACCATCTGGCGTAGGTGCTGAAAACTGTGGTGCAAGCTCGCCCACTTTGGCGCCTGTGGCTTCTGGGGCAGCTTCTGGTTCAGGTTGTGGCTGTGGTGCAGCCTCAGCCTTCTTCATCTCATCCATCTTTTTAAAATAGTCTGCTATTTGCTTACCACCCGGAGTTTTTTTAATTGACTCATCAAAGCCGTCAAAAAGTGCTTTTACCTCTTCCGGTTTTTTTATGGCCATCTGGTTTACAAAGCCTAATACATTTATGTTTACAAAAGCTTTAGGATTAGCTTTAATAAAATCGGTATATACTTTGTCTGCTTCAGTTATTATAACTTTTTGCTCCTTTATTATTTTGTTTGTAGCTACGGTATCGCCTTTTTGCATGGCAGCCATATACTTATCTTTGTTGGCCTTACCGAATTTTTGGAATTTAACATCAAAGCCTTTTTTGATTTCTTTAAAATCTTCAAGCTTATCATTGTTATAAGTTCCTCCTACTTTAGATTTTTGAAGGGTGTCTTTGTCTATCTCCAGTTCAATCTCTCCGGGTTCTAATACAAAATCAAGCTTTTGTTCAGCTAATCCCTGTACGCTTATATAATATATTTCAGGAGAAGATACGGTGTCTTTAAATATAAACTTAGCGTCTTTTATTTTTGCGGTATCTACAGGTGCTACGCCCATCATACCTTGTTTTTCTAATATAACAGTTTTTCCTTCCCAGCTCGGGTCTACATTTCCTGTTATTTCATATTCGTTGTCTGCCAGGTTTTTACATGATGCCATAAGTGCGGCAACTGCCAGAAACAATGCTATTTTTTTCATTTAACTATTTGTTTTTAAGATAAGGTTTTATTGTTAGTTATACCTGCTGCATTTAAAATGCGGCGGGCTGGTTAAGGGTTGTTTTTACAGATGTATTTTTAATGCCACCAAAGCCCTTTTCAATGTTTATCATGTTGTGGTAACCCCGTGCTTTAAGGATAGATGCCATGATAACAGACCGGTAACCACCTGCACAATGAAGGTAGAAATCAGACTCTTTAGGCACTTCGGCCAGTTGTTCGTTTACAAAGTCAAGCGGTATGTTTAAAGCTCCTATTACATGTCCACCTTCAAATTCTGATGGCTTGCGCGAATCAACTACTATCGTACTGTTTTCATTTGCTGCAGCTTCAAATGCTTCAGGCGTTATAGAACGAATACTGTCGGTGTCAAAACCGGCATTTTTCCAGGCCGAAATAGCACCACTCAGGTAGCCCAATGAATTATCAAAGCCTACACGCGCAAGGCGGGTAATGGTTTCT contains the following coding sequences:
- the ypfJ gene encoding KPN_02809 family neutral zinc metallopeptidase, whose protein sequence is MKWSGRRQSDNMEDRRGVSGGQVAIGGGIIGVIVLLINMFMGGDAGSVINDLQNTIQPQSQTTELTEEDKKEGEFVRTVLADTEDVWAKVFTENGLTYENPKLVLFRDGVQTACGGASSSVGPFYCPQDRKVYMDMAFFDELQTRFGAKGGDFAIAYVIAHEIGHHVQNLMGTSAKVRSLQQQSSERDANKLSVALELQADFYAGVWAHYDQKMNNVLEEGDIEEALSAANAVGDDAIQKKAQGQVVPDSFTHGTSAQRMQWFKKGFETGDINQGDTFSGL
- a CDS encoding RluA family pseudouridine synthase; this translates as MKILSDKTNLQVLFEDNHIIVVNKRVGDIVQGDKTGDKPLSEVVKEYIKDKYEKPGEVFLGVVHRLDRPTTGIVVFARTTKALTRLNEMFKNRETQKTYWAIVKNRPEKETSTLTHYLKRNEKSNTSKAFAKEVPESKIAVLDYKIIKQLTNYTALEIDLHTGRHHQIRSQLSAIGSPIKGDLKYGADRSNPDGGICLHARKLTFTHPVAKTPIEITAPVPADALWQSIA
- a CDS encoding four helix bundle protein; this encodes MHRFKDLEVWKQSRLFCTDIYTVTSSFPESEKFGLTNQLRRAAVSIPCNIAEGASRSCNKDFLRFLEIAIGSANEIETQLLIACDLGFINLNYLNPLLLKLDSIVKMASRLRSTLS
- the panB gene encoding 3-methyl-2-oxobutanoate hydroxymethyltransferase, with the translated sequence MSVAKKDYKRITTKSLIEMKANGEKISMLTAYDFTMAKIVDSAGVDVILVGDSASNVMAGHETTLPITLDQMVYHASSVVRGVDRALVVVDLPFGTYQSDPKEALRSAIRIMKESGAHALKLEGGSEIKDSVKKLLHAGIPVMGHLGLTPQSIYKFGSYTVRAKEEQEADKLIEDAKLLERLGCFAVVLEKIPAALAQKVAESISIPVIGIGAGGGVDGQVLVIHDMLGMNNEFSPRFLRRYLNLYEQMTEAIAQYSKDVKSSDFPNEKEQY
- a CDS encoding nuclear transport factor 2 family protein, which produces MKKIFILFFAGIVQLTMAQEAQVKKTVETFFAGLNATDVAKIKTVCADDMILQSVAVHTAANKFTQETAAKFYEGIEKNAGKAKFEERVKEYKIATDGNIAHVWVPYEFYINNEFSHKGANSFELVKFKEGWKIVYVIDSREP
- the ychF gene encoding redox-regulated ATPase YchF, which translates into the protein MKAGIVGLPNVGKSTLFNCLSNAKAQSANFPFCTIEPNIGVVNVPDPRLEKLEQLVNPERVVPATVDIVDIAGLVKGASKGEGLGNQFLGNIRECNAIIHVLRCFDNDNIIHVDGNVNPIRDKETIDIELQLKDLETVEKRLEKAKKAAKVGSKEAQAEVALLDRIREALLQAKSARTVIPQSQDEAELIEDFQLITTKPVLYVCNVDEGSAVNGNAYVEQVRELVKDENAEVMFLAVGTEADITELETYEERQMFLEDLGLKEPGASSLIRSAYKLLTLQTYFTAGVKEVRAWTINIGNTAPQAAGVIHSDFEKGFIRAEVIAFDDYVTYGTEAKVKEAGKLKVEGKEYIVKDGDVMHFRFNV
- a CDS encoding porin family protein; the encoded protein is MKKLLLTTLFAGLCSITAGAQAKGNIEFGLNVGYNSSSISTTEYRNYFDSHSSFNVGMGADFFFNDRWSIKVKAIYDRKGYDNVYFTDSGTMVTFNANLKLDYITVPVMANWHFGRKRNWYLNFGPYVGFLVNAKETRFDQDLKEGFNSTDAGLAFGIGVKIPLNDKLKIFFEYDGQSGFSDIAKNNYYSNSYINRGAVNVGLNFLLK
- a CDS encoding TlpA disulfide reductase family protein, producing the protein MKKIALFLAVAALMASCKNLADNEYEITGNVDPSWEGKTVILEKQGMMGVAPVDTAKIKDAKFIFKDTVSSPEIYYISVQGLAEQKLDFVLEPGEIELEIDKDTLQKSKVGGTYNNDKLEDFKEIKKGFDVKFQKFGKANKDKYMAAMQKGDTVATNKIIKEQKVIITEADKVYTDFIKANPKAFVNINVLGFVNQMAIKKPEEVKALFDGFDESIKKTPGGKQIADYFKKMDEMKKAEAAPQPQPEPEAAPEATGAKVGELAPQFSAPTPDGKQLSLKQAMGKVTIIDFWASWCPPCRAENPHVVEVYNKYHTKGLNIIGVSLDKKADAWKKAISDDKLAWNHISNLKYWNEPIAKLYGVEQVPTTFILDKDGKIIAKDLRGAQLDAKIKELL